A stretch of Schistocerca americana isolate TAMUIC-IGC-003095 chromosome 3, iqSchAmer2.1, whole genome shotgun sequence DNA encodes these proteins:
- the LOC124607391 gene encoding uncharacterized protein LOC124607391 isoform X2, with the protein MYLCEKCHKGFSTETAQRKHMRTCGMKFTCSCNFSYESYEALLTHAKRHRHTFDEKFRFYGKSNVVPNEAEVSSKDMPRPFAVPIHPLAAATLSELSPHSVATTVSRAVQTDRVAEAKRTRKSGVHPKASKRKTCAQTQTGSIPRNRHPTTSAETQTIGDYILKKAMKAADIPVSHRGVSVPELKTETTAKKRRKSMETQTTQPVANSVFSKCNDVNISISTNGFNNNQIYNPTEDSLPGSDNFTALNNSPTPNFSLFDGSDSFSLDIDSLSSLWQKSSSGTQTSPVSTGNIILKEEMLNHSVTQTDWNNVLLESKPFTHSSSNMNSSSQTVSDLSTYFENPVETGFIENANEANHFSSPSCSTELNGVPEFHGDSNYSDSNLDSILTQTAGLFDENWSCSTETQTELDFNSCFFNDDDTSFTHYFNTETQTSEDVDNLGQLLYSNTCTQTNDINKLSEFADIQTQTAGPHFSKDSVLISAETQTAVSETSNSQICHSSKQLVSNKPAAATVFNENDAQTNGNEFKDFIIDLVKRDMNDKLL; encoded by the exons atgtacctttgtgaaaaaTGTCACAAGGGCTTTTCGACAGAGACTGCTCAGAGAAAGCATATGAGAACATGTGGGATGAAATTCACATGTTCATGCAATTTCTCTTATGAATCATATGAGGCACTGCTGACACATGCCAAACGCCATCGACATACATTCGATGAAAAATTCAGGTTTTATGGGAA GAGCAATGTTGTTCCCAATGAAGCAGAAGTGTCTAGTAAAGATATGCCAAGGCCTTTTGCTGTCCCTATTCATCCTCTTGCAGCAGCTACATTGAGTGAACTCTCACCACACTCAGTTGCTACCACAGTCAGTAGGGCTGTACAGACAGACAGAGTTGCAGAAGCTAAAAGAACAAGAAAAAGTGGTGTCCACCCAAAGGCATCAAAACGTAAAACCTGTGCTCAGACACAGACAGGTTCTATACCTCGCAACAGGCACCCAACCACAAGTGCAGAGACTCAAACAATAGGAGATTATATTCTGAAAAAAGCAATGAAAGCTGCTGACATTCCAGTTAGTCACAGAGGTGTTAGTGTTCCCGAATTAAAGACAGAGACTActgcaaagaaaagaagaaagagtaTGGAAACTCAGACTACACAGCCAGTGGCTAATTCAGTATTTAGTAAATGTAATGATGTTAACATCAGTATTTCCACTAATGGGTTCAACAATAATCAGATATATAACCCTACAGAAGATTCTCTACCTGGATCAGATAATTTTACAGCACTGAATAATAGTCCCACACCTAATTTCTCTCTTTTTGATGGATCAGACTCATTTAGCTTGGATATTGATAGTCTTTCCAGCCTCTGGCAGAAAAGCTCTTCAGGCACTCAAACAAGTCCAGTTAGTACAGGCAATATTATACTGAAAGAGGAGATGTTAAATCACAGTGTCACTCAGACTGACTGGAATAACGTACTTCTGGAGTCTAAACCTTTCACACACTCATCCAGTAATATGAATTCAAGTTCACAAACTGTGAGTGACTTAAGCACCTACTTTGAAAATCCAGTAGAAACTGGCTTTATAGAAAATGCAAATGAAGCTAATCATTTCAGTAGCCCCTCTTGCAGCACAGAATTGAATGGTGTGCCAGAATTTCATGGAGATTCAAACTATTCTGATAGTAACTTGGACAGTATCTTGACACAGACAGCAGGTCTGTTTGATGAGAATTGGTCTTGCAGCACAGAAACACAGACCGAACTTGATTTTAATAGCTGCTTTTTTAATGATGATGATACATCTTTCACGCATTACTTTAATACAGAAACTCAAACCTCTGAAGATGTTGATAATCTGGGACAGCTTCTTTATTCCAATACATGTACTCAAACAAATGATATTAACAAACTGTCAGAGTTTGCAGACATTCAAACTCAGACTGCAGGCCCACATTTTAGCAAAGATTCTGTATTAATTTCAGCAGAAACTCAAACAGCAGTTTCAGAGACTTCTAATTCACAGATTTGCCATTCATCTAAGCAACTAGTGAGCAACAAACCTGCTGCAGCTACAGTATTTAATGAGAATGATGCACAAACAAACGGAAATGAGTTTAAAGACTTTATTATTGATCTAGTTAAGCGAGATATGAATGATAAACTTTTATGA